GAGTCCAAGCGACGCCAATGCGTTAATCACGGCTTCCTCGGGATCCCTCGGGGTGCTGGGGACCTTGAGGACCCTCACCTCCCCCGTCTCCGAGTTGAATAGGACAACATCGGTAAAGGTGCCCCCAATATCTATCCCAATATGGAACTTAGACATACAACTAAGTATTCCATTCATTTTAAAACATTATCAGTAAGGTATTTGCTAACCTACTTCCCAGCCCTGAGGGGAGAGACCCGTCCCGTCAATGGCGATGGAGTTGATCCGCATGGCTTGTGACCCGCATTATCCGTGTATGATATGGATAATACTTATGCGTTAATGATGATTTTCGCTTTAAATACTGATACGCATGGGTAGGCGTGATGCCTCTAGTAATTAAGGCGAGTCCCAGCGTTGCCTTGATTGAGTCTTGGGGCAGCGAGGAGAGGATTGCGAGCATGACTGACGTGATTTATAGGGGTGCAGGCCCAAATCACTCCATTAGTGGGGAGAAGGTGGTTAGGAGGATTAATTCCTTCCTGAGGGATGGACACCACTCCGTCCTTGAGTTCATGGGTGCCTCCTGGCTAGTGGAGTGCAGTAGGGCCTGCACGCATGAATTGATTAGGCATAGGGTGGCTAGTTACTGGCAGGAGAGCCAGAGGTACGTGGATTACGGGAGGGGGTGGGCCAGGGTGATTGCTCCCCAGGGACTGGAGGTTGGGGACGCTGGCTTCCCCCTCTATAATGAGTTGAGGAGTAGGGGCGTGGAGCCCGAGGACGCCAGGTACGTCCTCAGCAACGCCGCTGCGTCGAGGATCTGGGTTCAAATGAATGCTAGGGAATTCTTCATTAATTACCTACCCCTCAGGACCGGATTGGGCGCCTTCCACGAGATTCGCCTAATTAGTTGGTTAATGTT
The DNA window shown above is from Thermocladium sp. ECH_B and carries:
- a CDS encoding thymidylate synthase, translating into MPLVIKASPSVALIESWGSEERIASMTDVIYRGAGPNHSISGEKVVRRINSFLRDGHHSVLEFMGASWLVECSRACTHELIRHRVASYWQESQRYVDYGRGWARVIAPQGLEVGDAGFPLYNELRSRGVEPEDARYVLSNAAASRIWVQMNAREFFINYLPLRTGLGAFHEIRLISWLMFSTVIHRFPITAMWAWSHVVDHPDYCRGLEVQDRAVCREKSIKDAFEKWGMEVPEPLKKLMMG